A genome region from Pseudanabaena sp. Chao 1811 includes the following:
- a CDS encoding response regulator yields the protein MSNNQNNYPYRPIEVLLVEDSPSDANLTIREFSKAKIANKLYWVENGEDAMDYLHGRGEFIDVARPDLILLDLNLPGMDGREVLAEVKADIDLKQIPIVILTTSTDEEDVLRSYNLNANCYVSKPIDIHEFMLAVQRINEFWLTTVKLPHN from the coding sequence ATGAGCAATAATCAGAATAATTATCCTTATCGACCAATTGAAGTTTTACTGGTCGAAGACTCTCCTAGTGATGCGAATTTGACAATCCGAGAGTTCAGCAAAGCCAAAATTGCCAATAAATTATATTGGGTTGAAAATGGGGAAGATGCCATGGACTATCTCCATGGTCGGGGGGAGTTTATCGATGTTGCGCGTCCAGATTTAATTTTGCTGGATCTGAATTTGCCTGGCATGGACGGGCGGGAAGTTCTCGCAGAGGTGAAGGCGGATATAGATTTAAAACAAATTCCAATTGTGATCTTAACTACGTCCACCGATGAAGAAGATGTGTTGCGCTCCTACAATCTCAATGCTAACTGTTATGTCAGTAAGCCCATTGATATTCATGAATTTATGCTTGCAGTACAAAGAATTAACGAGTTTTGGCTCACTACAGTTAAATTACCTCATAATTAA